One region of Wyeomyia smithii strain HCP4-BCI-WySm-NY-G18 chromosome 3, ASM2978416v1, whole genome shotgun sequence genomic DNA includes:
- the LOC129729185 gene encoding uncharacterized protein LOC129729185: MIKIERGLDDSLSNLEQFVSGFDKNRDQSKISSRLDRLEGLFSEFRTNRAKIESRQEQDLDLKSDASDPKEKQVKLDVDAANKSNRLSFENRYFDLKDFLLSHLAKPTAIAAPSPVSLPCQPLASRIHLPVFKIPSFDGSVKDWLSFRDAFQSMIDKEPSLTAFDKFNYLLTVLTKDARTLVESIEVTAANYEVAWSMLQERFENKKIIARTLIDGFLEAEPMRKESFDALVHLIDSFERNLLQLKKLGLHPEEWSHLLAHLLYRRLDSDTQRHWERTHKSREVPRYEELLKFLREHLATLQPLSESKQRNRDHRHETVKPPSRPRIESTLTTTAVTNKPCPFCQKPSHSPFKCDSFQKLNPNQRLETVKRMGLCINCLSSSHMVRACSSSACRVCGNKHHTMLHIRPSNNSQAQRHESNQTQTTVTPPNRATDATNCIESPPQSQTFATSQMLLKPMQPKLSPSRSAVFLSTAVVKLADYKGNTLLARILLDCCSERNLISEQLAQKLMLRRQDDPLSFQGVSSTPAKSKQSAMVKVLSRCSDYCTDLRFHILPEFKPIIPSNRVPVSTWEIPSSLCLADPHFYEPHRIDAIIGAEVYYHLLLGGFVTLGVSMPILKETVFGWIVSGKCDTTPDQQTALTMVCSNAELEHQLTGFWELESCYSENALSIEERSCEAHFSNTTFRDSSGRFVVSHPKKETILAQLGDSYAIALRRYLSLERRLQAKPLLKEAYASFIREYELLGHMSPVDPTKDSLLQTNPYYMPHHCIERPDSATTKLRVVFDATCATDTGLSLNDALMVGHNEQDNLYSIILRFRRHRYAVVADLEKMYRQVLVHPSDRHLQRILWRDSPTDPIQCYELLTVTYGTASAPFLATRCLQQLATEGKSTHSRAAKALLKNFYIDDLLGGTDTEEEGTELCSQLISLLQSAGFNLHKWASNNPNIIKNIPAELRENRDVLEIDSSSSPVKTHGLLWQPFEDVFRFKVPEWPERSAITKRSVLSDAARLFDPLGLLGPTVLISKLFMQRLWALKLAWDVPLDEPLQRSWKEFCEDLEILRTFSVPRWAAPCISETNLELHGFCDASERAYGACLFLRTVTATGTITVHLLTAKSKVAPLNSGKKRQISLPKLELAAALLLSHLYERVQEALQVSGRSYFWTDSMIVVHWLAATPSRWKKFVANQVAEIQHITAAGTWGHVAGTENPGTAISRGMPASQLVEYNPWWHGPAWLSQSCRFWPTLLRTPDDLFEADHLEEKVVTSLPVVDTSSIFGIKSSFTELIRMVAYIRRFSYNSKKGNRNLRITGPLSTSELEASLRNLVQLSQQESFPDEIRSIQTNGQVKSTSKIKALSPILVNDILRVRGRLRNALVSYDQKQPMILDSKHPLTLLIARHYHINLLHAGPQLLMSALRQRFWPIRLRNLARNVVHQCITCFRCKPTVSDQLMADLPPARVSPTLPFLNAGVDFCGPFHLKPPHRKAAPQKCYVAVFVCMSTKAVHLELVSDLSTDSFLASLKRFTARRGIPKSIFSDNATNFVGTHRILNEFAQLFRSQQIRVHVANQCSNQGIQFQFIPPRSPHFGGLWEAAVKSLKTHLYRTLKTALVTTEQMLTLLSQVEACLNSRPLTPMSNHPDDMDVLTPGHLLVHRPLTAIPEPSYEEIPANRLSQWQTIQEYLRRLWKRWSTEYLSGLQQRTRWTHERDNIRIGTMVLLREDNMPPMKWRFGRVLEVFPGRDGHIRVIKVQTKDGIYLRAITRVCVLPIQDNPPATFQ, from the coding sequence ATGATCAAAATCGAGCGAGGGCTTGATGATTCGCTATCTAACCTCGAACAATTTGTTAGCGGCTTCGACAAAAACCGAGATCAATCGAAAATCAGTTCGCGTCTGGATCGGTTGGAAGGTTTATTTAGCGAGTTTCGAACCAATCGAGCTAAAATAGAATCGCGACAAGAGCAAGACTTGGATTTAAAGAGTGATGCATCCGATCCAAAAGAGAAGCAAGTGAAACTGGacgtcgatgctgcgaataaATCCAACCGTTTGAGTTTTGAGAATAGGTATTTCGACTTAAAAGACTTTCTGCTGTCTCACCTAGCCAAACCGACTGCTATAGCTGCTCCCTCTCCCGTATCCTTGCCCTGCCAACCGTTAGCATCTCGAATCCACCTCCCAGTTTTCAAAATCCCTTCTTTTGATGGCAGTGTAAAGGATTGGCTTAGTTTTCGTGATGCTTTCCAGAGCATGATCGATAAGGAACCGTCGCTAACCGCTTTCGACAAGTTTAATTATCTGTTAACCGTGCTTACTAAGGATGCCAGGACGTTAGTAGAATCGATAGAGGTAACCGCCGCGAATTACGAAGTGGCTTGGTCGATGCTGCAGGAGCggtttgaaaacaaaaagatAATCGCCCGCACATTGATTGACGGTTTTCTGGAAGCGGAACCGATGAGAAAAGAGTCTTTCGACGCCTTAGTTCACCTCATCGACTCTTTTGAACGCAATTTACTTCAGTTGAAAAAGCTTGGTTTGCATCCTGAAGAATGGTCTCATCTTCTCGCTCATTTGTTATACAGACGACTTGACTCAGACACTCAGCGACATTGGGAACGCACACACAAGAGCCGTGAGGTGCCGAGGTATGAAGAGTTGTTAAAATTTTTACGTGAACATCTCGCTACCCTTCAACCACTTTCCGAATCGAAACAGCGCAATCGCGATCATCGTCATGAAACGGTGAAACCTCCGTCGAGACCGAGAATTGAATCAACTCTTACAACAACTGCAGTAACAAATAAGCCGTGCCCTTTCTGCCAAAAACCGTCCCATTCTCCCTTTAAATGCGATTCCTTTCAAAAATTGAATCCCAACCAAAGGCTTGAAACAGTTAAGCGAATGGGTCTTTGCATAAATTGCCTCTCCTCTTCCCACATGGTACGGGCGTGTTCTAGCTCAGCATGTCGCGTGTGTGGTAACAAGCATCATACCATGCTACACATTCGACCGTCGAATAATTCTCAAGCTCAAAGGCATGAGTCAAACCAGACGCAGACAACCGTTACACCCCCGAATCGTGCCACTGACGCTACAAACTGTATCGAGTCTCCACCACAATCGCAAACTTTCGCTACGTCGCAAATGTTGTTGAAGCCTATGCAACCCAAATTATCCCCAAGCCGCAGCGCTGTATTTCTTTCGACGGCAGTTGTTAAATTGGCAGACTACAAGGGAAACACTCTTTTGGCTCGAATTCTTTTAGATTGCTGTTCAGAACGAAATTTGATAAGTGAACAACTCGCTCAAAAATTGATGCTTCGTAGACAGGACGATCCACTTTCGTTTCAAGGTGTTAGTTCAACTCCTGCCAAATCCAAACAGTCTGCAATGGTTAAGGTGTTATCTCGCTGCTCTGATTACTGTACTGATTTACGATTCCACATCCTTCCTGAATTTAAACCAATCATCCCATCGAACCGTGTTCCAGTCTCGACCTGGGAAATACCATCATCTCTGTGCTTAGCCGATCCGCACTTTTATGAGCCACATCGAATTGATGCAATCATTGGAGCTGAGGTGTATTACCATTTATTGCTAGGCGGTTTTGTGACACTAGGAGTGAGTATGCCGATTCTGAAAGAGACCGTTTTTGGCTGGATTGTGTCGGGAAAATGTGACACCACTCCGGATCAGCAAACCGCGTTGACAATGGTTTGCAGCAACGCCGAACTCGAACACCAACTTACTGGCTTTTGGGAGCTCGAATCGTGCTATTCTGAAAATGCTCTTTCGATAGAGGAACGTTCATGTGAAGCGCATTTCTCTAACACAACCTTTCGTGATTCCTCTGGACGTTTTGTTGTTTCACACCCGAAAAAGGAAACAATTCTCGCTCAGCTCGGTGACTCGTATGCAATAGCACTTCGCCGATACTTGTCTTTGGAACGTCGTTTGCAAGCAAAACCATTGCTGAAAGAGGCATATGCATCATTTATCAGGGAGTATGAACTGCTTGGACATATGTCGCCTGTAGATCCAACCAAGGATAGTCTTCTCCAAACCAATCCATACTACATGCCCCACCACTGTATTGAAAGGCCAGACAGTGCAACCACGAAACTTCGAGTGGTTTTCGACGCAACTTGCGCTACTGACACAGGATTATCACTAAATGATGCTCTAATGGTTGGTCACAACGAACAAGACAATCTATACAGCATCATTCTTCGCTTTCGTCGCCATCGGTATGCCGTCGTAGCCGATTTAGAAAAAATGTACCGGCAGGTGTTAGTACATCCTTCAGACCGTCACCTGCAACGTATCCTCTGGCGTGATTCTCCTACCGACCCAATTCAGTGTTACGAACTTTTAACCGTTACATACGGCACCGCGTCAGCGCCATTTCTGGCAACGCGTTGTCTGCAACAGTTAGCAACAGAAGGGAAATCGACCCACTCAAGGGCTGCTAAAGCTTTGTTGAAGAATTTCTATATAGACGATCTACTTGGCGGTACCGATACAGAGGAAGAAGGAACGGAGCTTTGCAGTCAACTTATTTCACTTCTGCAATCGGCAGGATTCAACTTGCACAAATGGGCTTCCAATAACCCAAACATAATTAAAAATATTCCTGCTGAGCTCCGAGAAAACCGCGACGTATTAGAAATTGATTCTTCGTCATCTCCAGTAAAAACCCATGGTCTTTTGTGGCAACCGTTCGAAGATGTCTTTCGTTTTAAGGTACCGGAGTGGCCGGAAAGGAGCGCAATCACAAAGCGCTCAGTACTGTCGGATGCTGCCAGATTGTTCGACCCGTTAGGGTTGTTGGGCCCAACTGTGTTGATATCGAAACTTTTTATGCAACGATTATGGGCTTTGAAACTTGCGTGGGATGTTCCATTGGATGAACCCTTACAAAGGTCCTGGAAAGAGTTCTGCGAGGACCTAGAGATTCTACGTACCTTTTCCGTACCACGATGGGCAGCTCCTTGTATCAGTGAAACAAACTTAGAACTACATGGGTTCTGTGACGCATCGGAACGCGCATACGGTGCGTGTCTCTTCTTACGTACAGTAACTGCCACCGGAACGATTACCGTTCACCTCCTGACCGCTAAATCAAAGGTAGCTCCCTTAAACTCTGGGAAGAAACGACAAATCTCCTTACCAAAACTGGAATTAGCAGCAGCTCTTTTATTAAGCCACTTATACGAAAGGGTACAAGAAGCATTACAAGTGTCCGGTCGATCgtatttttggacagattcaatgatTGTCGTCCATTGGCTGGCGGCAACACCAAGTCGATGGAAGAAATTTGTAGCAAACCAGGTTGCAGAAATCCAGCATATCACGGCAGCTGGCACATGGGGACACGTAGCGGGAACCGAAAACCCAGGGACGGCGATTTCACGCGGAATGCCAGCCTCTCAACTCGTCGAATACAATCCCTGGTGGCATGGGCCTGCTTGGTTAAGCCAATCCTGCAGGTTTTGGCCTACTCTACTCAGAACTCCCGACGATCTCTTCGAAGCAGACCACTTGGAGGAAAAGGTCGTTACTTCGTTACCTGTTGTTGACACCAGTAGTATTTTCGGTATTAAATCGTCCTTTACTGAACTCATACGCATGGTTGCCTACATACGAAGATTctcttacaattcgaaaaaaGGGAACAGAAACCTAAGAATAACTGGACCCTTATCCACAAGCGAACTTGAAGCATCTTTACGGAACCTTGTTCAATTATCACAGCAGGAATCTTTTCCGGATGAAATACGGTCAATTCAAACAAATGGCCAAGTTAAATCTACGTCCAAGATAAAGGCATTATCACCAATCCTTGTGAATGATATTCTACGTGTGCGCGGTCGCTTGCGCAACGCCTTAGTTTCGTATGATCAGAAACAACCGATGATTTTAGACAGTAAGCATCCTTTAACACTTCTCATTGCGAGACATTATCACATCAATTTGTTACATGCTGGGCCGCAGCTCTTAATGTCAGCACTGCGTCAAAGATTTTGGCCAATTCGACTTCGCAATCTTGCTCGAAATGTAGTGCATCAATGCATCACTTGCTTTCGATGCAAACCCACCGTATCAGACCAACTTATGGCAGATCTTCCGCCAGCTCGTGTGTCTCCTACACTTCCATTCCTGAATGCAGGTGTGGATTTCTGTGGCCCCTTCCATTTGAAGCCACCTCATCGAAAGGCTGCCCCACAAAAATGCTATGTAGCAGTATTCGTCTGCATGTCAACGAAGGCCGTACACTTAGAGCTCGTCAGCGATCTTTCGACTGATTCGTTTCTCGCATCACTGAAACGATTTACGGCAAGGCGTGGGATTCCAAAATCCATTTTCAGCGACAACGCCACCAACTTTGTCGGTACTCATCGCATTTTGAACGAATTTGCCCAACTGTTCCGTTCACAACAAATTCGAGTGCATGTAGCTAACCAGTGCTCGAATCAGGGCATTCAGTTCCAGTTCATACCACCAAGATCACCTCATTTCGGAGGACTGTGGGAGGCTGCTGTAAAGTCTCTCAAAACCCATCTCTACCGAACCCTCAAGACTGCACTCGTAACAACCGAGCAAATGCTGACGCTTCTGAGTCAAGTGGAAGCTTGTTTAAACTCCAGACCGTTGACGCCTATGAGTAATCATCCCGATGATATGGACGTTTTGACACCTGGCCACTTATTGGTACACCGCCCTCTAACAGCCATCCCGGAACCATCATATGAGGAAATACCAGCTAATCGATTGTCACAGTGGCAAACCATTCAAGAATATCTGCGTCGCCTGTGGAAACGTTGGTCCACCGAATATCTCTCTGGTCTTCAACAAAGAACGCGGTGGACCCATGAACGAGATAATATCCGAATTGGAACGATGGTGTTACTGCGAGAAGACAATATGCCACCCATGAAGTGGAGATTCGGTCGAGTGCTAGAAGTTTTTCCTGGAAGGGACGGCCACATTAGAGTCATCAAAGTTCAGACCAAGGACGGCATCTATCTACGAGCAATCACTCGAGTATGTGTTTTGCCTATACAGGACAACCCCCCAGCGACGTTCCAGTAG